The sequence GCGCTGGAGGCGGTGCTGGGGCTCGGGCACAACCTGGTGATGCAGCAGTACGTGCAGAAGACGGGGCAGGACATCCGGGTGCTCGTGGTGGGAGGCCGCGCGGTGGCGGCGGTGGAGCGGCGGCCGAGGGTAGGGCGGCTGTCTCACACGCTCATCAAGGGAGCGCGGCTGGAGGGCATCGTCCTGTCGGATGCCTGCCGGGTGACGGCGGAGCGGACGGCACGGCTGGTGGGGCTGGAGGTGGCGGCGGTGGATCTGCTGGACGTGAAGGGGCAGCCCAAGGTCTTCGAAGTGAACAGTTCCCCGGCGCTCCCGGAGATGGAGGCCGCGACGGGGATGGACCTGGCGACGCCCATCATCGAGCGCGCGGAAGCGCTGGTAGCGGGAGCGCCTCGGGTGGAGGAGCAGGAGCCAGGGGGAGTCAAGGCGCCCGTGAGTGCGCCTGTTGGAAAGAGAGAAGCGCCTCGTCGGAAGGTCGCGGGGCGGCCCTCCCGGAAGGCCTCTTCGGAGCGAGGATGAAGAGAAAAGGCTCCCCGAGCGTCGGAAGGGTGGCTATACCCTGGCCAGCCTACCGAGGAGAACGTCCCATGCTTCACCTGCGCCGTCTTGCTCCCATCACCGCCCTGTGGGTGGCCCTTGCCTGGACTCAGGCCCGCGCCGCGGACGAGGTGGATCCCGCCTCGCTCTACGAGGTCAGCACCGAGGGCACG is a genomic window of Hyalangium gracile containing:
- a CDS encoding ATP-grasp domain-containing protein, with the protein product MKITILSRSASIPSTRRLVEAARARGHQARVLNPGRVDMHLDGSSASLFYKRKKLPPCDVVLPRIAQSINSYGLAVVNQFGIRGVPLMNTAQAIAQSRNKMRSLQLLSANGIDIPSTVMARDAADLKAMVGLVGGVPVLVKLLQGQEKHGVMVCESLQSLEAALEAVLGLGHNLVMQQYVQKTGQDIRVLVVGGRAVAAVERRPRVGRLSHTLIKGARLEGIVLSDACRVTAERTARLVGLEVAAVDLLDVKGQPKVFEVNSSPALPEMEAATGMDLATPIIERAEALVAGAPRVEEQEPGGVKAPVSAPVGKREAPRRKVAGRPSRKASSERG